A stretch of Desulfitibacter sp. BRH_c19 DNA encodes these proteins:
- a CDS encoding peptide ABC transporter ATP-binding protein: MEILKTENLSKTYSQGETMVKALIKVSISISKGDFIAIVGPSGSGKSTLLNMLGALDVPTSGRVFIDGRDIYAMEEEALAVFRRRNIGFIFQAYNLVPELNVEENIILPLLLDYKKPDRQYIDELLEILGLKERKYHLPSQLSGGQQQRVAIGRALATKPAIILADEPTGNLDSKNSRDVIDLMKLSVERFRQTLIMITHNENYASVADRIFQVEDGVVTELGGGGR, from the coding sequence CTTTAATTAAGGTGTCAATTTCTATTTCCAAGGGTGATTTCATTGCTATCGTAGGACCATCGGGTTCCGGAAAAAGTACACTTCTTAATATGCTTGGGGCTTTGGATGTGCCAACTTCCGGAAGGGTTTTTATAGATGGCAGGGATATTTATGCAATGGAGGAAGAGGCGCTGGCGGTTTTTCGCAGGCGTAACATAGGTTTCATTTTTCAAGCCTACAATCTGGTTCCTGAATTAAATGTCGAGGAAAACATAATCCTGCCCTTACTGTTGGATTATAAGAAACCAGATCGGCAGTATATTGATGAACTGCTGGAGATATTGGGACTGAAGGAAAGAAAATATCATCTTCCCAGTCAGCTTTCAGGAGGACAACAACAGCGCGTGGCAATTGGGCGAGCTCTAGCAACTAAGCCTGCAATTATTTTGGCCGACGAGCCGACAGGAAATCTTGATAGTAAAAATAGTCGAGATGTAATTGATCTGATGAAGCTGTCCGTAGAAAGGTTTAGACAGACTTTGATTATGATTACGCACAATGAAAACTATGCTTCCGTTGCAGACAGAATATTCCAAGTAGAGGATGGAGTGGTTACTGAGCTAGGAGGTGGAGGCAGATGA